A window of Nicotiana tabacum cultivar K326 chromosome 24, ASM71507v2, whole genome shotgun sequence contains these coding sequences:
- the LOC107824007 gene encoding uncharacterized protein LOC107824007, giving the protein MHATINKKLYNKFKDKLTEGSLSVIKNFKVVESSGGYRPVESDFKINFLLKTAVKSLEEDIVSIPINGFQFITPDMIESRVNNNTVLSDVVGCLCGVGDMETAGSRWKKRDI; this is encoded by the exons ATGCATGCTACGATCAACAAGAAACTATATAACAAGTTTAAGGATAAGTTGACTGAAGGTTCTTTGTCTGTTATCAAgaatttcaaagttgttgaaagtAGTGGTGGATATAGGCCAGTTGAAagtgattttaaaattaatttcttaCTTAAAACTGCTGTCAAGAGTCTAGAGGAAGATATTGTTAGTATTCCTATAAATGGATTTCAGTTTATCACACCAGATATGATTGAATCAAGGGTGAACAATAACACTGTGCTATCAg ATGTGGTGGGTTGTTTGTGCGGAGTTGGAGACATGGAGACTGCTGGCTCGAGGTGGAAAAAAAGGGACATTTAA
- the LOC107824008 gene encoding uncharacterized protein LOC107824008 encodes MEEEMFFNRTNIKELLDCDWSPELEEYIVTMRGEITKIDNHFGWYYISCNACSKKIEPANGVYNCHICNRECKFPLVKYKIHLKVKDKTGESSVVLFNVVAEKQLDTSAHKLLSRLSSDDNDVPTQIQSFCKKEFIFKIKLNNYNLQEGLENFTVSKVFVPVENLEIQFQSRKDKKGKSLLDDENEPKEQKTKRLIIKKAADVSFDNLEDSDEDQHVNDGVMSRKRRNIIIDNDEFSDEDTN; translated from the exons ATGGAGGAAGAGATGTTTTTCAACAGGACGAACATCAAGGAGTTGTTGGATTGTGACTGGAGTCCTGAATTAGAG GAATACATTGTTACCATGAGGGGAGAGATTACAAAAATAGACAACCATTTTGGTTGGTACTATATTTCATGCAATGCGTGCTCAAAGAAGATCGAACCTGCAAATGGTGTGTATAATTGCCATATTTGCAACAGAGAATGCAAGTTTCCTTTGGTGAA GTATAAGATACACCTAAAAGTCAAAGACAAAACTGGGGAGAGCAGTGTTGTCCTATTTAATGTTGTTGCAGAGAAACAACTTGATACCTCAGCTCACAAGTTATTAAGCAGGCTGTCATCAGATGACAATGATGTACCTACCCAAATCCAAAGCTTTTgcaaaaaagaatttattttcaAGATAAAATTGAACAATTATAATTTGCAAGAGGGGCTTGAAAATTTTACCGTATCAAAGGTTTTCGTTCCAGTTGAGAATTTGGAAATACAATTCCAATCGAGGAAAGATAAGAAG GGAAAAAGCttattggatgatgaaaatgAACCAAAGGAGCAGAAGACAAAAAGATTAATAATAAAAAAG GCAGCTGATGTCTCATTCGATAACTTGGAAGATTCTGATGAAGATCAACATGTCAATGATGGTGTAATGAGTAGAAAGAGAAGAAACATAATCATAGACAACGATGAATTTAGTGATGAAGACACCAATTAA